Proteins encoded by one window of Arachis ipaensis cultivar K30076 chromosome B04, Araip1.1, whole genome shotgun sequence:
- the LOC107636372 gene encoding uncharacterized protein LOC107636372 codes for MTVLVSSRREETTKKPKENDKKQAEEEKTNDEEVIVSKNTPEKLKEKGEPTKEQKQEAEKSFIPPLPYPQRFNKEAKDQHFHKFLETFKKLEINIPLAEALEQMPLYAKFLKELINKKRSWQENETILLTEECRALIQKGLPPKLEDPGSFFLPCAIGSMTINKAMCDLGASINLMPSSLVKKLCIEEVKPVQMSLELVDKSVICPRGVIENLLVKVDKFIFPTDFVILDLDEDEGDSIILERPFLATVRAIIDVERGELTLRMHDESVNLNVLPKT; via the exons atgacggTATTGGTATCGTCAAGGCGGgaag aaacaaCCAAGAAGCCGAAGGAAAATGACAAAAAGCAAGCTGAAGAAGAGAAAACCAATGATGAGGAAGTAATAGTAAGTAAGAATACTCCAGAGAAGCTCAAAGAAAAGGGAGAGCCAACCAAGGAACAAAAGCAGGAAGCTGAGAAAAGCTTTATTCCTCCACTGCCATACCCCCAGAGATTCAACAAGGAAGCAAAGGATCAacactttcataagttccttgagacttttaaGAAGTTAGAGATAAATATTCCCTTAGCTGAGGCACTGGAGCAAATGCCCTTATACGCCAAGTTCCTGAAGGAGCTTATTAACAaaaagagaagttggcaagagaATGAAACCAtactgctcactgaagaatgcagagcATTAATACAAAAAGGACTTCCACCTAAACTTGAAGATCCTGGAAGCTTCTTTCTACCTTGTGCCATTGGTAGTATGACCATCAACAAGGCGATGTGTGACTTAGGGGCTAGTATCAACCTGATGCCTTCTTCTTTAGTGAAGAAGCTGTGCATAGAAGAAGTGAAACCAGTACAAATGTCCTTAGAACTGGTGGACAAGTCAGTGATATGTCCCAGGGGTGTGATTGAGAACCTTCTAGTAAAAGTGGACAAATTCATCTTCCCAACAGattttgtgatcttagatttagATGAAGATGAAGGTGATTCCATTATATTGGAAAGACCATTCTTAGCCACAGTGAGGGCCATTATAGACGTAGAGCGAGGAGAGTTAACCCTCAGAATGCATGATGAAAGTGTCAACCTGAATGTACTTCCAAAAACATAG